taaatattctactatgtatacatttgttgctcaataaatcaTAAAATCGCTTCCAAACACCTTATAAAGTTCTCCTTAATGCTCACGAAACATATTTcgcgaaaataaaaaaatttcatttttcccCCAAAAAACATGGGTTATCCCcatttgaagttttgaaaattcgcatataaatctatttattttcaccttcgcctcactatgaagttttgaaaattaaggtgaGACTTTCCGTTGTGATTATTGAGTGTAGAACCCCATTTGAAAATGTTCTCAGCCTCACTACTAtgtttttcacttattttatttttagttttgggcttaaatattctactaagtatacatttgttgctcaatCAACCCTAAATTTGCTTCCAAATTCCTTAAAAAGTTTAACTTAATgctcatgaaaaatattttgtgaaaataaaaaatctgcatttttataaaaaaaaacatggttGTTAGCGTGGGCTCGACGCACGCAGAACGAGAGGGACACAACTCATGCAGAACGAGGCAAACCATGGCACGCAAAACAAGGCAGACTCCACTCACAGAAAATAGGACGGAGTTCTGGATGCAAAATAAGGTGAGCTCTGCGCATGAAAACGAGATGGCATACGTCACATAAATTGAGGCCAGCGATGCGTACGAAAAAAGAGGCTGTCGTGCACACCAAAACGGTGCAAGCTTCGTGGACGCAAAAAGGGGCGGGCTTCTGGCACGCAACAATGCGGACACCTCACATGCAGAATGAGGCAAACCCAGGCACACAAGATGAGGCTGGCTCCCCGCACACATAACGAGGAACTCTCGGGTTCTCAAAAAACAAGTTGGGCTCCATGCacgaaaaaatatattttgaagaacatgaatatgatattttgttgtagtggtaagagaaattaaagtaaaattaaaaaaatgcaaaaaaaatgATTCAAATTCTTGAAGGTGGTAGAATTTGATAGTCTAGTAGCCACAACATCATGCGTGACTTTCTGCCTCCTGCAAGAATTTGaatcatttttgttaatttttcttttatttctcttaccacTACAATAAACTATTAAATTCACGTCTTCAAAATTTATTCTCCCGTGCAAAAATCTATTATAATTCGTATTTAAACACTTGCAATCAACgatttaaaatctaaatttaaagataattgaacctttttttttttgttaatttttcttctatctaaatctaaactacatattagtAGAACCCTCTTTATCAACCAAAAGATTATGAAAGACtattgaacaaaacaaaatgttgCTATTTTTTGCATAAACCTCACCTACAGGTGATTTTAAGactatttttcacttattttttttcagtttttggcttaaatattctgctaaatatacattttttttgcTCAATAAATAGTAAATTACTTTATAAAGTTTTCATTAATGCTCGCGAAAAATatttcacaaaaataaaaaaattcatttttgacCAAAATGTGTATTAACACTCACGATTTTTAGTCGGTTTTACAAATTCCTACATAAATTATCGTTCAATCTATTGTTTACACCTTCGCCTCACCTtggaattttgaaaattaaggcaAGATTTTCCATTGAGATTATTTACGGTGGAACCCCATTTGACAATATTTTGGTCCTCACTATTgcatttttcacttattttttcaGTTTTCGGCTTAAAAATTCTACTAAGTATACATTTGTTGATCAATAAATCATAAAATCACTTCCAAACACCTTATAAAGTTCTCCTTAATGCTCACGGAAGATATTTcccgaaaataaaaaatttgcatttttcccaaaaaaacgTGGATTAATATTCATGGTTTTCAGACAGTTTTgcaaattttacataaatctatttattttcaccttcgcctcactgtgaaattttgaaaattaaggtaaGACTTTCTGTTGAGATTCTTGAGGGTGGAACcccatttgacaatgttttgTTCCTCACTATTGtattttttcacttatttttttagttttcggcttAAAAATTCTACTAAGtatacatttgttgctcaataaatcataaaaccGTTTCCAAACACCTTATCAAGTTCTCCTTAATGCTCGCGGAAGATAtttcacaaaaataaataatttgcatttttcacaaaaaaaaaaaaacgtgaagGGCACTACCCACGGTTTTTAGTCGTTTTGCAAATTCATAAATAAATCACCGTTCATTTCAATTATTTTCATCTTCGCCTCACcctgaagttttgaaaattaagataaGACTTTTCGTTGATATTCTTTAGGGTGGAACCCAATTTTAACAATGTTTTAGGCCTCACtattatatttttcacttatttctttagttttcggcttaaatattATACTAAATGTACATTCATTGCTCCATAAATCATAAAACTGCTACCAAATGCCTTATAAAGATTTCCTTAATGCTAACAAAAAACATTTCGCAAAAATAAGATATTTGCATTTTACACAAAAACTGTGGGTTAAAAATCACGATTTTTAGTCGATTTTGCAAATTCATACATAAATCATcgttcaaaattttattttcgcCTTCGCCTCACCTTGAAGTTTTGGAAATTAAGTAAAACTTTCCGTTGATATTCTTGAGGGGACTTAAATATTATACCAAATATGCATTATTGCTCAATAAAGCGTAAAACCACTTTCAAACGCTTTATAAAAGTTTTCCTTAATGCTCACGAAAAATATTTcacgaaaataaaaaattaattttttaacaaaaaacgtGAGTGTTAGGCGGGCTTGACACATGCTAAACTAGGCAGACTCCACGTGTGCAGAAATAAGCGAACCTGGACACACAAAATGGGATGCGATCTTTGTGCATGCAAAACGAGACGGACTCTACTAACCAAATACACATTGGACTTTTGGCACAGCAAACGAGGAGGCCTCTACGTACGAAAATCGAGGCACTCAAAACTAAGCAGGATCCGTGCAGCTATTCAGTGGACCCAAATCCCTCGACCTAGCAATTGGGTAAGAACTGCATGACCTTGCACCCTAGTGGTCTGATGTCATGCTGACGTCAGCTACGTCCAAAATTTCTTTGTCTGTGCTTCTCTCCCACTCTTCTCTCCAAAAAAACTCATATGCAACTACCTTTTCTCTAGAAAATCCAGATTAGATGAACGGAGCATTTGCAGAGGGGTCAAGTTGCAGATCCAAAACTCATgattcaaacccaaaacccaaatttgtGGAGGAaggattgagagagagaggcagagGTAGAGGAgcggagaaaaaaaaaagggaaagagagAAAGGGCGAGGAAGATAGAGGGAGAGGGAAATGGAGGCATTGGAGAAACCTAGAGATTGTTccagaaagtaaaaaaaatataaataataaaacaatagtagattttgttgtaggcctaatttACTGAATTATAATAAGGGCAGAGAAAGGGGGGGGTGTGACATagtagaaagaaagagagatgtgtaattgtgaggtgtgttttattacaccccattgtgcctttatttatagtagtagggaaggttaatttcTTACCCTAAtaagattacaactctaataggataatatctagtcTAAGAGATATGATAAAATCCCATAACGATATCccagatatgttaggatttactcaatcacattcctaatctaataggactgcaacatatttttaattgtttatgtattaaatgttttaaaaaataatttttttaatatcaaattGTCAGGTAATTTATTTACAGAGTAGAGATATTCTCAGGCAATTACTATCAACTAAGGCAATAATTGCCTTTGCTCAAGGGTGGAACTACTCCAAGGCCTtagaatatttttttcttaatgacCACGCAAaagatttttgggtaaattacactttaccacctCAGGGTTGAGGTTtattgcaacctcatacaacatcttcaaaaaatttcactttcatacctcacgtactattttatttcaatataatacattcgttacattttccatccattagtcCAATAAGAGccgacgtggctgccacatttgtgctgacgtGGTTGCCAAATTTGTGTCAtgtggccaaaaaaaaaaaatttatgcatttaaaacTAAAACCCATAAACCCATTCCCCCCGACCCACATCCctctccactctcttcacctcccatcccatccaaaaacccaccccaccccacccccacctcctTATGAATCCGATTTTCACAGGGAGATTAATTAACCCTTAATCTTAAATCCTTAATCCGCTATGAATTTACACTGACAACCCAGAAAATCCCACCCTCCATTTCTCATTTTTCCAGTCTCTGCAAATCTCCCAATTTgtaaagagagaaagtgagagaaaTGCCAAGCGTAGCTGTGAAGCTCTACAGCATGTTCTTCAAGTTCCTCTTGAAGCACGGTTTGCAAAAAGTTGGCAACCACGTCAGCACAAATGTAGCAGCCACATCAACTCTTAACGGaccaatggatgaaaaatgtaacgaatgtattatattgaaataaaatagtacgtgagatatgaaagtgaaattttttGAAGATGTTATGTgaaactcaattttgttttttcacaaAAACTAAAAGCTATAATTCCTTTTTCACAAAAACCATAAGCTATAAGTCACAATTTTTTTATCTAAATTGGTTGTTTGTCCACGTGGCACATGTGATATAACATTAGTAAAAAGTCGacacatcatcatttaacagtCAATTTAACGGATGTGTGACATTTCAACGAATTCGTAAGTTGATGTACTGCAATGTTCAAAAGATTTTAATGTATAAGTTTGCCAGGTGACCCAAACTTAAGGATGCAAAATGTAATTTACACAAACAAATAGAAAGCCAAAAAGCCAAGCCATTTTCACAGCATAAGGGCAGATTCTAGAATACAATCAAAGGTTTTATCCCCCGAAACAGCCAATAACCTCCCCACAAACAAGGAGCAGCAAAAACAGCATAAGAGGGAGATAGAAGCAACTATTGTTAAAACAAACCGACCCACATGAAGAATAACCTGGCGCATGGAAATCTCTAAATTACACCTATTCATACTCTGACTAATATACTTCACTGAAAGCAGTAAATCCTCTCAAGAAACTCCTACTAATAAAACCTTCAATGGTACGACCCACTAATGTGCATTGCACAAACTAGTAAACTAGCAACCATTTGCAACCTATTTTGTTACAATCATCTTGGTCACAGCTAGTTCTGGACCCTTGGGATTGCCTCCTGTTTCAGCAACTGATCCTTTCTCCGACAACTTCAGTTCTTCACCAGTCTCAGCACTTGGTGTCGTTTCCTTAATCAAATCTAAGGCAGTTCCCAATGAATCTAGTGATTTGAGCGCCTCATTTACCCCATCATTTCTTCTATCACTTGGCTTCCCATCCAATACCTTTATTTAGATAATCAACAGAGAATACAATAAATTCTTCTCAATCAAAGTGGCTTATTTAATAGCAAGTACAAATGTAgcagtaagaaaagaaaaagagcttAATGCATATGAAACAGTTGCATCGCATGGAGGTCCTGAAAGGAAAGGATAAAACTATGCTTCTAAAATAAGAATTACTGGATGAAGGGCAAAAACTTGCCTGTTTCCGGATCTGCTGCTTTGCTTTATTTTCCTGAATTGTCTTCTGGCGAGCTTCATAGAACTCAAAATCATCCAATAGGCTTGTTTTACTGGAATGATCCTTGAATATCTTGATCATTTTAAGCCCCTGCTCTGGCTTGACCTGCGTAAACACATAAAGCTTAACCCCAGACAAGATAAAGGAATAAcaagataaagaaaataagtAGACATACCTCTTGAGTGTCCCTGCTGTTAGCGACAGGTTTGTTTTCATTATTCTCTAGGATAATGTGCTTTAGCAAACTGTTGGGTACATCCTTTACAATGTGCCACTTAACTGGAAAACAGCCAGTCCACTTGTCTTGTTGCCAATGTTCCACATTCTTGTTAAAATCTACCAGCCCCACCATCTCTGCTATGCCAACAAATTGGCCACTGGCATTCACCTAGGGAAAGAAGAAGCAGCTAAGCCAAGGAAAGCAACAAATGAAATAATGGACTAATGCAGTGGATAATGGTGCTCACCGAGAAAAACAGAAACACAGGGCAGCCACCTGATTTCTCCTGAGCCTCCTGGTATGCTGCATGAAGCTTATTGTTTCCATTTGGTGTGCTGGCCCAAACATTATACTTGACACACTTATGGACATCATCCTCACTATATGACTTAATAACAAAGAACTTAGCATCAGCATAATGATCATAGATATCTGTTCCAATGTACTGCTCCTGCTCTGCCACTATGCTAATTGCATCCTTCTCATCATCAGCTTTATTCAGCGGCGTGTTACTCCCCTTAACTGCTACAGCATCAGGTGAATTTCCCTTTTGATTTTTTGAACTTTTACCTCTAGGTCCCTTGTTCAACTCATCCAAGCCTTCTAAATCCTGGTTACCAAAGCGAAAGGAACTGCCTCGCCCCCTGGTTTTATACTTGTTTTGAAGAGCCGTCCACCCACTTCTATTTCTATGCATACCAAAACCATTGACTCCAAATCCCATACCAAGTCTAATTGGGTCCCAATACTGACCATACAATTCATTGGTATACATTCCATTCACAAGTCCGTTAGCTGTATCCATACCGTACCCCATCCTCGTGTGGTGCAAACCCTACAAAGTCACGTAACAGAAATCCTTGAGAGGCCACCTCCAAGAACAATCCATAAAAGTCAGATCATTCCATCAATTATAAAATCACTCCACAATAGATGAAATATGACCTAAAGCATAACTAGTAATAAAAAAGGAGGGCTGCAATCAGATCAATCAATTTTCCAGTGAGGTGAACTCCAAGAGAAAAGCTACTACTACTACCCATTTGTTTCCCCATCAAAATTCAAAAGGGAAAAATCTGAAGCTTGTAGTTAACTAGCTGCTCAACCAACCAGATCACAGGTAAATGTGTTTAATATCACACAGATATACTAGGTACAAACATTTGAACAGAAGATTGATTAATCCTAAGAACGGGTCAGCGTGACATTTCATTCCAATTTTACTTGGAGATCTGTCCCAACTTGCTCAGACCTAACTATATATGTTTCAACTAGCCGGGAAGGAGGGAAGCAAAAAGAAAGTAGTACGAAATGTCAACAGTGATAGGCAAGCGTACCATGAATTGAGAATTTGATCGGGAAGTCTGATTCTTGGAAGATGGAGTTCTGTTGACTGTATTTCCAGTCATTGGTTTACCCAGTCCATTTGAACACATTGGCCATTCAAACCATGGGGTAGGAGTTAGCAAACCATCAAAACCATATATTGTATCAAAGTGTCCACTGAAGGAACCCTTTACATTCAGTGATGAGTTGTTATTTGTTGGTTTTGAGAAACCGGAAGGAGTATT
This window of the Malus domestica chromosome 03, GDT2T_hap1 genome carries:
- the YTP2 gene encoding YTH domain-containing family protein 2-like (The RefSeq protein has 11 substitutions compared to this genomic sequence) encodes the protein MATTVSPPADQAADLLQNLALESQTKGPDDIPDPATARKPIVVTAKSKSYVQSTAPLHKDFMNPSACYLPNGYTPSAYYYGGYGGTGNEWGRISSYVNPNGSDVNSAVYGDNGSFMYHHGYGYAPYSTYSTSGSPVSTVGSDGQLYGPQQYQYPPYFKQLKPNSGSHTPNSAVPSQGTVSAAKDAGQKPSFVGTANGNLNGVATSVGKKGNTPSGFSKPTNNNSSLNVKGSFSGHFDTIYGFDGLLTPTPWFEWPMCSNGLGKPMTGNTVNRTPSSKNQTSRSNSQFMGLHHMRMGYGMDTANGLVNGMYSNELYGQYWDPIRLGMGFGVNGFGMHRNRSGWTALQNKYKTRGRGSSFRFGNQDLEGLDELNKGPRGKSSKNQKGNSPDAVAVKGSNTPLNKADDEKDAISIVAEQEQYIGTDIYDHYADAKFFVIKSYSEDDVHKCVKYNVWASTPNGNNKLHAAYQEAQEKSGGCPVFLFFSVNASGQFVGIAEMVGLVDFNKNVEHWQQDKWTGCFPVKWHIVKDVPNSLLKHIILENNENKPVANSRDTQEVKPEQGLKMIRIFKDHSSKTSLLDDFEFYEARQKTIQENKAKQQIRKQVLDGKPSDRRNDGVNEALKSLDSLGTALDLIKETTLSAETGEELKLSENGSVAETGGNPKGPELAVTKMIVTK
- the YTP2 gene encoding YTH domain-containing family protein 2-like isoform X4 codes for the protein MATTVSPPADQAADLLQNLALESQTKGPDDVPDPATARKSTAPLHKDFMNPSACYLPNGYTPSAYYYGGYGGTGNEWGGISSYVNPNGSDVNSAVYGDNGSFMYHHGYGYTPYSTYSTSGSPVSTVGSDGQLYGPQQYQYPPYFKQLKPNSGSHTPNSAVPSQGTVSTAKDAGQKPSFVGTANGNPNGVATSVVKKGNTPSGFSKPTNNNSSLNVKGSFSGHFDTIYGFDGLLTPTPWFEWPMCSNGLGKPMTGNTVNRTPSSKNQTSRSNSQFMGLHHTRMGYGMDTANGLVNGMYTNELYGQYWDPIRLGMGFGVNGFGMHRNRSGWTALQNKYKTRGRGSSFRFGNQDLEGLDELNKGPRGKSSKNQKGNSPDAVAVKGSNTPLNKADDEKDAISIVAEQEQYIGTDIYDHYADAKFFVIKSYSEDDVHKCVKYNVWASTPNGNNKLHAAYQEAQEKSGGCPVFLFFSVNASGQFVGIAEMVGLVDFNKNVEHWQQDKWTGCFPVKWHIVKDVPNSLLKHIILENNENKPVANSRDTQEVKPEQGLKMIKIFKDHSSKTSLLDDFEFYEARQKTIQENKAKQQIRKQVLDGKPSDRRNDGVNEALKSLDSLGTALDLIKETTPSAETGEELKLSEKGSVAETGGNPKGPELAVTKMIVTK
- the YTP2 gene encoding YTH domain-containing family protein 2-like isoform X6 → MVTHLLPITMEAVYGDNGSFMYHHGYGYTPYSTYSTSGSPVSTVGSDGQLYGPQQYQYPPYFKQLKPNSGSHTPNSAVPSQGTVSTAKDAGQKPSFVGTANGNPNGVATSVVKKGNTPSGFSKPTNNNSSLNVKGSFSGHFDTIYGFDGLLTPTPWFEWPMCSNGLGKPMTGNTVNRTPSSKNQTSRSNSQFMGLHHTRMGYGMDTANGLVNGMYTNELYGQYWDPIRLGMGFGVNGFGMHRNRSGWTALQNKYKTRGRGSSFRFGNQDLEGLDELNKGPRGKSSKNQKGNSPDAVAVKGSNTPLNKADDEKDAISIVAEQEQYIGTDIYDHYADAKFFVIKSYSEDDVHKCVKYNVWASTPNGNNKLHAAYQEAQEKSGGCPVFLFFSVNASGQFVGIAEMVGLVDFNKNVEHWQQDKWTGCFPVKWHIVKDVPNSLLKHIILENNENKPVANSRDTQEVKPEQGLKMIKIFKDHSSKTSLLDDFEFYEARQKTIQENKAKQQIRKQVLDGKPSDRRNDGVNEALKSLDSLGTALDLIKETTPSAETGEELKLSEKGSVAETGGNPKGPELAVTKMIVTK
- the YTP2 gene encoding YTH domain-containing family protein 2-like isoform X1 yields the protein MATTVSPPADRFSSEAADLLQNLALESQTKGPDDVPDPATARKPIVVTAKSKSYVQSTAPLHKDFMNPSACYLPNGYTPSAYYYGGYGGTGNEWGGISSYVNPNGSDVNSAVYGDNGSFMYHHGYGYTPYSTYSTSGSPVSTVGSDGQLYGPQQYQYPPYFKQLKPNSGSHTPNSAVPSQGTVSTAKDAGQKPSFVGTANGNPNGVATSVVKKGNTPSGFSKPTNNNSSLNVKGSFSGHFDTIYGFDGLLTPTPWFEWPMCSNGLGKPMTGNTVNRTPSSKNQTSRSNSQFMGLHHTRMGYGMDTANGLVNGMYTNELYGQYWDPIRLGMGFGVNGFGMHRNRSGWTALQNKYKTRGRGSSFRFGNQDLEGLDELNKGPRGKSSKNQKGNSPDAVAVKGSNTPLNKADDEKDAISIVAEQEQYIGTDIYDHYADAKFFVIKSYSEDDVHKCVKYNVWASTPNGNNKLHAAYQEAQEKSGGCPVFLFFSVNASGQFVGIAEMVGLVDFNKNVEHWQQDKWTGCFPVKWHIVKDVPNSLLKHIILENNENKPVANSRDTQEVKPEQGLKMIKIFKDHSSKTSLLDDFEFYEARQKTIQENKAKQQIRKQVLDGKPSDRRNDGVNEALKSLDSLGTALDLIKETTPSAETGEELKLSEKGSVAETGGNPKGPELAVTKMIVTK
- the YTP2 gene encoding YTH domain-containing family protein 2-like isoform X3, producing the protein MATTVSPPADRFSSEAADLLQNLALESQTKGPDDVPDPATARKSTAPLHKDFMNPSACYLPNGYTPSAYYYGGYGGTGNEWGGISSYVNPNGSDVNSAVYGDNGSFMYHHGYGYTPYSTYSTSGSPVSTVGSDGQLYGPQQYQYPPYFKQLKPNSGSHTPNSAVPSQGTVSTAKDAGQKPSFVGTANGNPNGVATSVVKKGNTPSGFSKPTNNNSSLNVKGSFSGHFDTIYGFDGLLTPTPWFEWPMCSNGLGKPMTGNTVNRTPSSKNQTSRSNSQFMGLHHTRMGYGMDTANGLVNGMYTNELYGQYWDPIRLGMGFGVNGFGMHRNRSGWTALQNKYKTRGRGSSFRFGNQDLEGLDELNKGPRGKSSKNQKGNSPDAVAVKGSNTPLNKADDEKDAISIVAEQEQYIGTDIYDHYADAKFFVIKSYSEDDVHKCVKYNVWASTPNGNNKLHAAYQEAQEKSGGCPVFLFFSVNASGQFVGIAEMVGLVDFNKNVEHWQQDKWTGCFPVKWHIVKDVPNSLLKHIILENNENKPVANSRDTQEVKPEQGLKMIKIFKDHSSKTSLLDDFEFYEARQKTIQENKAKQQIRKQVLDGKPSDRRNDGVNEALKSLDSLGTALDLIKETTPSAETGEELKLSEKGSVAETGGNPKGPELAVTKMIVTK
- the YTP2 gene encoding YTH domain-containing family protein 2-like isoform X5, translated to MATTVSPPADPADLLQNLALESQTKGPDDVPDPATARKSTAPLHKDFMNPSACYLPNGYTPSAYYYGGYGGTGNEWGGISSYVNPNGSDVNSAVYGDNGSFMYHHGYGYTPYSTYSTSGSPVSTVGSDGQLYGPQQYQYPPYFKQLKPNSGSHTPNSAVPSQGTVSTAKDAGQKPSFVGTANGNPNGVATSVVKKGNTPSGFSKPTNNNSSLNVKGSFSGHFDTIYGFDGLLTPTPWFEWPMCSNGLGKPMTGNTVNRTPSSKNQTSRSNSQFMGLHHTRMGYGMDTANGLVNGMYTNELYGQYWDPIRLGMGFGVNGFGMHRNRSGWTALQNKYKTRGRGSSFRFGNQDLEGLDELNKGPRGKSSKNQKGNSPDAVAVKGSNTPLNKADDEKDAISIVAEQEQYIGTDIYDHYADAKFFVIKSYSEDDVHKCVKYNVWASTPNGNNKLHAAYQEAQEKSGGCPVFLFFSVNASGQFVGIAEMVGLVDFNKNVEHWQQDKWTGCFPVKWHIVKDVPNSLLKHIILENNENKPVANSRDTQEVKPEQGLKMIKIFKDHSSKTSLLDDFEFYEARQKTIQENKAKQQIRKQVLDGKPSDRRNDGVNEALKSLDSLGTALDLIKETTPSAETGEELKLSEKGSVAETGGNPKGPELAVTKMIVTK
- the YTP2 gene encoding YTH domain-containing family protein 2-like isoform X2, giving the protein MATTVSPPADPADLLQNLALESQTKGPDDVPDPATARKPIVVTAKSKSYVQSTAPLHKDFMNPSACYLPNGYTPSAYYYGGYGGTGNEWGGISSYVNPNGSDVNSAVYGDNGSFMYHHGYGYTPYSTYSTSGSPVSTVGSDGQLYGPQQYQYPPYFKQLKPNSGSHTPNSAVPSQGTVSTAKDAGQKPSFVGTANGNPNGVATSVVKKGNTPSGFSKPTNNNSSLNVKGSFSGHFDTIYGFDGLLTPTPWFEWPMCSNGLGKPMTGNTVNRTPSSKNQTSRSNSQFMGLHHTRMGYGMDTANGLVNGMYTNELYGQYWDPIRLGMGFGVNGFGMHRNRSGWTALQNKYKTRGRGSSFRFGNQDLEGLDELNKGPRGKSSKNQKGNSPDAVAVKGSNTPLNKADDEKDAISIVAEQEQYIGTDIYDHYADAKFFVIKSYSEDDVHKCVKYNVWASTPNGNNKLHAAYQEAQEKSGGCPVFLFFSVNASGQFVGIAEMVGLVDFNKNVEHWQQDKWTGCFPVKWHIVKDVPNSLLKHIILENNENKPVANSRDTQEVKPEQGLKMIKIFKDHSSKTSLLDDFEFYEARQKTIQENKAKQQIRKQVLDGKPSDRRNDGVNEALKSLDSLGTALDLIKETTPSAETGEELKLSEKGSVAETGGNPKGPELAVTKMIVTK